The region tacttatttgggcctagtaactgtgacagtgtcaggactctgaacattttttattacctttttgtgcattactgcccttttccaagatggcgtctttggtctcatgtgcactgtgtcttcctgctataaaactccaccccagccttcagtctgtgctaaagtattctgccttgcatccagctcctgacctctggtgactccctggctatatacccgctcctgtgaacctgtggggttatccagctactctgctctgagttcctgctgcatacaccagttatagtaatcctccttcatctgctgctcgtatttacttccatctgcatttgctggacatgtaagctgttgctgctctgcaagaacctgagactattaccagacctccctggttgagctaagatattatttgaactgccttataagcatatctatctgtgttttggactaagcaaggacttattcgtgtcaagtatcctcaaaaataattgtgctacatagactttctgcgtgattgcattttcctctgaagtttcctaaagactgctgagctgcattttatatttgcaccaagtgttgtggacttgagtttctctctgcacctgtttgaatcaccgtgtgataatatagactttaccacttataaaactgtgtcctgtagttgtcttgttccacgcaaagagtctcctgagttatcccctataattattacagtcagccagtccttacagttgtcctccactgaacaaagctatgccacctgtgtactcctgttaccaattttgaactgcatttagcctatttacttatttaggcctagtaactgtgtcagccagtccttacagttgtcctccactgaacaaagctatgctgcctgtgtactcctgttaccaattttgaactgcatttagcctacttacttatttgggcctagtaactgtgtcagccagtccttacagttgtcctccactgaacaaagctatgccgcctgtgtactcctgttaccaattttgaactgcatttagcctacttacttatttgggcctagtaactgtgtcagccagtccttacagttgtcctccactaaacaaagttatgccgcctgtgtactcctgttaccaattttgaactgcatttagcctacttacttatttgggcctaggaactgtgtcagccagtccttaagttgtcctccactgaacaaagctatgccgcctgtgtactcctgttcccaattttgaactgcatttagcctccttacttatttgggcctagtaactgtgtcagccagtccttacagttgtcctccaccgaacaaagctatgccgcctgtgtactcctgttaccaattttgaactgcatttagcctccttacttatttgggcctagttagtgtgtcagccagtccttacagttgtcctccaccgaacaaagctatgccacctgtgtactcctgttaccaattttgaactgcatttagcctagttacttatttgggcctagtaactgtgtcagccagtccttacagttgtcctccactgaacaaagctatgccgcctgtgtactcctgttcccaattttgaactgcatttagcctacttacttatttgggcctagtaactgtgtagcctacttttttattttaggcctgctacctgtgtctgtctgcgccactccttacagttgtcctccactgaacaaagctatgccacctgtgtactcctgttaccaattttgaactgcatttagcctatttacttatttaggcctagtaactgtgtcagccagtccttacagttgtcctccactgaacaaagctatgctgcctgtgtactcctgttaccaattttgaactgcatttagcctacttacttatttgggcctagtaactgtgtcagccagtccttacagttgtcctccactgaacaaagctatgccgcctgtgtactcctgttaccaattttgaactgcatttagcctacttacttatttgggcctagtaactgtgtcagccagtccttacagttgtcctccactaaacaaagttatgccgcctgtgtactcctgttaccaattttgaactgcatttagcctacttacttatttgggcctaggaactgtgtcagccagtccttaagttgtcctccactgaacaaagctatgccgcctgtgtactcctgttcccaattttgaactgcatttagcctccttacttatttgggcctagtaactgtgtcagccagtccttacagttgtcctccaccgaacaaagctatgccgcctgtgtactcctgttaccaattttgaactgcatttagcctccttacttatttgggcctagttagtgtgtcagccagtccttacagttgtcctccaccgaaaaaagctatgccacctgtgtactcctgttaccaattttgaactgcatttagcctagttacttatttgggcctagtaactgtgtcagccagtccttacagttgtcctccactgaacaaagctatgccgcctgtgtactcctgttcccaattttgaactgcatttagcctccttacttatttgggcctagtaactctgtcagccagtccttacagttgtcgtccactgaacaaagctatgctgcctgtgtattcctgttaccaattttgaactgcatttagcctacttactcaattgggcctagtaactgtgtagcctacttttttattttaggcctactacctgtgtctgtctgcgccactccttaaagttgtcctccactgaacaaagctatgccgcctgtgtactcctgttaccaattttgaactctaCCACTGCTctaccagtccttacagttgtcctccactgaacaaagctatgccgcctgtgtactcctgttaccaattttgaactgcatttagcctccttacttatttgggcctagtaactgtgacagccagtccttacagttgtcctccactgaacaaagctatgccgcctgtgtactcctgttaccaattttgtacttcatttagcctacttacttatttgggcctagtaactgtgtcagccagtccttacagttgtcctccactgaacaaagctatgccgcctgtgtactcctgttaccaattttgaactgcatttagcctccttacttatttgggcctagtaactgtgtcagccagtccttacagttgtcctccactgagcaaagctatgccgcctgtgtactcctgttaccaattttgaactctaCCACTGCTctaccagtccttacagttgtcctccactgaacaaagctatgccgcctgtgtactcctgttaccaattttgaactgcatttagcctccttactaatatgggcctagtaactgtgacagccagtccttacagttgtcctccactgaacaaagctatgccgcctgtgtactcctggtaCCAATTTTTTACttaatttagcctacttacttatttgggcttagtagctgtgtcagccagtccttacagttgtgctccactgaacaaagctatgccgcctgtgtactcctgttaccaattttgaactgcatttagcctccttacttctttggacctagtaactgtgtcagccagtccttacagttgtgctccactgaacaaagctatgccgcctgtgtactcctgttaccaattttgaactgcatttagcctccttacttatttggacctagtaactgtgtcagccagtccttacagttgtcctccactgaacaaagcaatgccgcctgtttagtcctgttaccaattttgaactacatttagcatactttattatttgggcctatatctgtgtttcttcctcatcctgcccattgcccagccactgctagacgagtctgctggtacattgacccagaccactacattccccttgcactctacacagccagaatctgaccctgctgaaagtcaggttccccttcccgcatactataccaccttacacggggacaaagaggaaggtgcagatgaaagtgcaggttccttcatcaggtgggggggcatacttgttggcactggcacagggcccctcatagtacgcaaaagtgtctctggcagtgggatgcaccgcccgccatcaaacacaccgccatactatgaggggccctgtgccagtgccaactagtgggccccacctgcttgctcaggatcacagcacttgcaaagttgaaatacttacctctccctgctccaccgccatgacgtattccgcgtttcctgggcccaagaaaatcttgagtcatccctacccccccacaactttagccaaatgaccccctgtttttaatgcacaactattattataaagtaaattaagaataacaagcttaagtaataagaattgatgtttttggcattaaaatgggcactgtaggtgttttcctgtcctccactcactgcagacTTTGATTCcgctttgacttgcattgggtttcgtgtttcagtcggcccccgacttttcgcaataatcggccgatttcacccgacctgacttttcacaaagttgggtttcgcgaaacccgactcgatcctaaaaaagtaatagTCACTCAACTCTAGCCCAGATGATCATTTAATCATTTAATGAGCACTGAAAATGAGAGTTTTAGATTTCTCACTCATAGGTTTAAGTATTGGATGAAACTGCTACAAATCTTATTCTTCTCCTAACAGCAGCTTTTACGTCTTTATTCTTTAAGCTGTAGATCAGGGGGTTCAGTATAGGGATGGCAGCTGCATTAAACAAAGATAAATATTTATTGGAACTTAAATTGATGGATGAAGTTGGCCTCAGATATTGCAAGACAAGAGAAACATAAAGACAGGTGACCGCCGTAAGATGCGAGGAGCATGTGTAGAAAGCTTTACGTCTACTGTTGCTAGAATTCATAGACAAGATGGTGCCAATTATAAAGATATAGGAGATGAATGTAAGGGCAAAGGGAGTAAAACCAGAAAGGACCCCCCCTACAGTGAGAATATAGAGCTGAAGGAAAGATGTGTCACTGCATGTCAACTTCAGGACAGGCATAATGTCACAGAAGAAATGGTCCATCCTAACGGATTTAAAACATGTTAATTTAAGGATCTCCATAAAAGTAGGAGTACTTTCAAGAAAACCAAAAAGCCAACATAAAAAGGCCAAAAGGGAACACAGTTTAGAGTTCATGACAGAATGATAACGTAAAGGGTTACAGATAGCAACATAGCGATCATAACTCATAGCTGTCAATATCAATAGCTCATCACACGTgaatgctaaaaagaaaaaaatctgcacaaaacaTTCAAGAACAGAGACAATGTTATCTCCCCAtatgaaagaaaaaataattttatgaaGCATTATTGTGGAGCAACTAATGTCCAAGATGGACAAGTTGGCCAAGAAAAAGTACATGGGAGTATGGAGGTGGTGATCCAGACACACAAGGAGGAGGATAGTTACATTTCCTACTAGAGTGATGAGATAAATGAGCAGgatcaggaggaaaaaaagagattgCATTAAAGGCTCATCTGGGATCCCGGTAATAATGAAAAAAGTCGTTATGCTCACATTTCTTGGATCCATTAAATTTATGAAATAAATCAATTCAAAATTTCAGGACCACAGTAAAATAGATACAAAAATCAATGTTGAAAAAACTCAATGAGTGACAATTATCATTACATGTGCACCAAAATATTTGCACAAATTGAGACATTAATAAATTCAACATACTAATTTTTAGTACTTGCAGCAAAAGATAAAAATGATAAGAAAAAGAGTTGTTAATTCAATTAGCATGACGTATGACATATTTTTAATTGGTTTTCTATGTAGAAGCATCAAAAAAGCTGTATATTCCAGGTAGGACATAACTGTATTAAAAACTCCGTGGAACAAATTTATGTTGCAAGATTTTTTCTTTGCATGAAAAGTCAAAATTTGAAAAAAACTGGCAATATTTGACATATTGGTCTGAGGCTCTTATATAACAATGTGAAAGAGTACTTCTATGCTTAAAAAGTTTCCTGTAAATCTATCATTAAGTTGCTGACTTTGATAAGGAGGTGGCAGAGTTAAGTAATTACACTAAAGATTTGGTGTAAGTTACCCTATTTTGGTAAATGTTGGCCAATTGCACAGATTTTCTATCTGAAAATAATTTCTATAAGGAACTTATTACAATATGGATAGTGGAAAGGATTCTCAGTATTACCTGCCATATGTGCATACTAGGAATGGAAGCCAATTCTTTGCCTCATGTCAAACATGACACATGTAAGCTATATAAAGTGTCCATTGTAATGACCGTAAATCTTTGGAAACTGATAGTGATGGAATCAGGGGATTAAATGAACAAATGGTTGCGTTGGAGTTATTGTGCACGAATGTATGTGCATGGTCATAATAGAAGCATGGATTTAAATAGGCAATTAATAGAATTTGAGGATTTCCCTGGTGTCAATAAAAGCTGAACGGATTAATGACTTCAATGGTAGAAACCCAAAGGACACATAATGCAAATTCtgataaataaagaaaaaacattatGGGAGAAGTTTACCCACCAGAGATAAGATGTACTGTACAATATGTTTATTGGGGTCGATTCATTAAGTTGCTTATGCCAGAAATCTGGCATAAACAGCTTAATAAGTCACAAATGTTTGCGTAACTCAGCAGTTACACAAAACTATTACAACTTTTGGCATTTACACAAAAGTCCTGGGAAGATACATCAATATGGGTGTTCCAGCACTGGGGCAGGGTGTGGTCAATTTCCAGTCAAACTTTAGTGATGGATGTGACCAAGCTGTCATTAAAGTGCCATTATTTACTCCAGAAATGTACGGTAGTCGGTGGAAAAGGCTCATGTTGGGTATCAGACACACCTGATTCAATATACAGCACAAGTCACTTAATGAATCAGCCAAGCAAAtaaggatgtgacggtcagttttttcaaatgtattatttagccttctgaccgagcactccgcctcctagtcacaggtgttttaattgcagcaggtccggtacccctccacagagatagagaatatgagtctaggaagaggttttcacagttacccattcacatggagacgtttattctcagcgaggaaggcaagcgtaggacctgatatacgagagatgccgtaaagtggctaccgggtacacataaaattggccatttttatgcactaaacgctctcatttttcatatttctagtgcagtaatgcggtttagttttcatatttcatgtttgcatgttttagcgctgcagtgtgctaccttattttcttggctgtataggagttggttactctaggtttagcacctgttcacactttgtctatgtttggatgtgacggtcagttttttcaaatgtattatttagccttctgactgagcactccgcctcctagtcacaggtgttttaattgcagcaggtccagtaccactccacagagagagagaatatgagtctaggaagaggttttcacaggtacccattcacatggagacgtttattctcagcgaggaaggcaagcgtaggacctggtataagagagatgctgtaaagtggctaccaggtacacataaaattggccatttttatgcgctaaacgctctcatttttcatatttctagtgctgcagtgtgctaccttatttgcttggctgtataggagttggttactctaggtttagcacctgttcacacttaatctatgtttggatgtggcggtcagttttttcaaacttAATGAATCAGGTCTTTGTACTCTAGAAAGAATTTCTTTAAGACTTGCATGCGCTACACTAGTCTCAATGATTCACCCCCATTTTATTCATGATACTTTTTAAGTCATCCTCAGATTTTCACAAATGTGCCTAGAAAAATGGCATAGCTGTCCACAATTTAAAAAAGTTGGTGAAATATGTGCGTGGGGTTGAGCTATGCAACTAATGAATTGCAACCTTTTGAAATGTCGAATAAAAAgaaatcaggtctaagagatctacttATAGATAATTTTTACAGTTAGtactgtaggaagatggaccaggcTAGGCGGGAACTGTCGGGGCTGCCACCATTGTTGCCGCAGGAAAGACTTTCTGACTGGagcagacctttgcacctgactgagcGTGGGAAGACGCAgcttttggcgggtacccagcAAGTGCGACAGGACAAGGTTGTCTCCCTCTCTGCTGATCAATGCCTACTGACAGGGCTGCATAAAATGACTATGGTCCCCACTCAAACAGACTCTGCATCTGTAGGGAACTTTCTCACGCTTCCCGCTGACCCCAATACCGCTTACCAGAGTGTACCGCTGACATCTGCGGATGCACTGCACAGTATTGATCCTGGGGTGCAAGCTGAATGCAGGAGGGAGACTGTGACCTGCTTCCTCGGACAGTGTATTCCACCTGCGGCGCTACGTGCttgcaattagctactccaaatcatttgtgctaaaactgtgtttcagtggcaattcAGAAGGCCAGATATAAGTAAAGTTCGCAGACAGGCAGGCATGCACTTACATTCAGTCAACTacttgtgttactattcttacatttttctgtcaATAGTAGTCTATGGAACTGATGATTGTGgctaaaataataacaaaaatctgAGGTGTTGCATGAAGTGTGCCATCTCAGCTTAAGGCTTAcacc is a window of Ranitomeya variabilis isolate aRanVar5 chromosome 2, aRanVar5.hap1, whole genome shotgun sequence DNA encoding:
- the LOC143803773 gene encoding olfactory receptor 6C1-like, producing MDPRNVSITTFFIITGIPDEPLMQSLFFLLILLIYLITLVGNVTILLLVCLDHHLHTPMYFFLANLSILDISCSTIMLHKIIFSFIWGDNIVSVLECFVQIFFFLAFTCDELLILTAMSYDRYVAICNPLRYHSVMNSKLCSLLAFLCWLFGFLESTPTFMEILKLTCFKSVRMDHFFCDIMPVLKLTCSDTSFLQLYILTVGGVLSGFTPFALTFISYIFIIGTILSMNSSNSRRKAFYTCSSHLTAVTCLYVSLVLQYLRPTSSINLSSNKYLSLFNAAAIPILNPLIYSLKNKDVKAAVRRRIRFVAVSSNT